Proteins from a single region of Mumia flava:
- a CDS encoding response regulator transcription factor, whose protein sequence is MEAAATAHVLVIEDDPSVRDVVRRYLEHDGHRVTVAVDGESGLRTALDDAPDLVVLDLMLPGIDGIEVCRRLRADPARGTTPVVMLTALVEEERRIAGLTVGADDYVTKPFSAKELALRVRAVLRRTAGSAADPGAAPAPSPMRDGDLVLDPAARTAELGGEPLALTAREFDLLAFLLARPGQVFSRADLLAQVWGWSFGDHSTVTVHVKRLRHKIEEVPAEPRRIVTVYGVGYRYDREADGEREREGVGDGVG, encoded by the coding sequence ATGGAGGCTGCCGCGACCGCCCACGTGCTCGTGATCGAGGACGACCCGAGCGTCCGCGACGTCGTGCGCCGCTACCTCGAGCACGACGGCCACCGTGTCACGGTCGCCGTCGACGGCGAGTCCGGCCTCCGTACGGCCCTCGACGACGCGCCCGATCTCGTCGTGCTCGATCTGATGCTCCCGGGGATCGACGGGATCGAGGTGTGCCGCCGGCTGCGCGCCGACCCCGCGCGCGGGACCACGCCGGTCGTCATGCTCACCGCGCTCGTCGAGGAGGAGCGCAGGATCGCCGGCCTCACCGTCGGCGCCGACGACTACGTGACGAAGCCGTTCAGCGCGAAGGAGCTCGCGCTGCGGGTCCGCGCGGTGCTGCGCCGTACGGCGGGATCCGCCGCCGATCCGGGTGCCGCGCCCGCCCCGAGCCCGATGCGCGACGGCGACCTCGTGCTCGACCCGGCCGCCCGTACCGCCGAGCTCGGTGGGGAGCCGCTCGCGCTGACCGCGCGGGAGTTCGACCTGCTCGCGTTCCTGCTCGCGCGGCCCGGGCAGGTGTTCAGCCGGGCTGACCTGCTGGCGCAGGTCTGGGGTTGGTCGTTCGGCGACCACTCGACCGTCACCGTGCACGTGAAGCGCCTGCGGCACAAGATCGAAGAGGTCCCGGCCGAGCCGCGCCGGATCGTCACGGTGTACGGGGTGGGCTACCGCTACGACCGCGAGGCCGACGGGGAGCGCGAGCGGGAGGGGGTCGGCGATGGCGTCGGATGA
- a CDS encoding sensor histidine kinase, producing MASDDLRAVALGMLCSLIVVGAGALALRAVRQRALAVSLLLLTLVPLVAIVAGVAVTSGFMFTAELRRTTLVWLGVALVCLPAAVLLGRMLARRIVWEREALERERAAEASRRELMTWLSHDLRTPVAGIRAMSEALEDGIVSGPHDVRDYARRIRSESVRLGRMVDDLFEMSRITAPRFRLLTEPVSLAMLADEVVAWARAQADAGRVTLERRGVDAIVVAAPDELARALANLVANALRHTPADEVVRVLTGVDGTAGRIDVVDACGGIPEADLPHLFEPGYRGTLARETDPGGESGAGMGLAIAAGLLHAQGGAVGVRNVPGGCCFSIRMPLDRVQP from the coding sequence ATGGCGTCGGATGACCTGCGGGCGGTTGCGCTGGGGATGCTCTGCTCCCTCATCGTCGTCGGCGCAGGAGCGCTGGCGCTGCGAGCCGTACGGCAGCGTGCGCTCGCCGTCTCGCTGCTGCTGCTCACCCTGGTCCCGCTGGTGGCGATCGTCGCCGGCGTGGCGGTGACCAGCGGGTTCATGTTCACCGCCGAGCTGCGCCGGACCACACTGGTCTGGCTCGGCGTCGCGCTCGTCTGCCTCCCGGCCGCGGTGCTGCTCGGCCGCATGCTCGCGCGGCGGATCGTCTGGGAGCGTGAGGCGCTGGAGCGCGAACGGGCCGCGGAGGCCTCGCGGCGCGAGCTGATGACCTGGCTGAGCCACGATCTGCGGACGCCGGTCGCCGGGATCCGCGCGATGAGCGAGGCGCTCGAGGACGGCATCGTGTCGGGGCCGCACGACGTACGCGACTACGCGCGGCGGATCCGTTCGGAGTCGGTGCGGCTCGGGCGGATGGTCGACGACCTGTTCGAGATGTCGCGGATCACCGCCCCGCGGTTCCGGCTGCTCACCGAGCCGGTCTCGCTCGCCATGCTGGCCGACGAGGTGGTCGCGTGGGCGCGGGCGCAGGCGGACGCCGGACGCGTGACGCTCGAGCGGCGCGGGGTCGACGCGATCGTCGTCGCCGCCCCCGACGAGCTCGCCCGCGCTCTGGCGAACCTCGTCGCGAACGCCCTGCGCCACACCCCCGCCGACGAGGTCGTGCGCGTGCTGACCGGCGTCGACGGGACCGCCGGTCGGATCGACGTCGTCGACGCGTGCGGCGGGATCCCCGAGGCGGACCTGCCGCACCTGTTCGAGCCGGGCTACCGCGGAACGCTGGCTCGCGAGACCGACCCCGGAGGCGAGTCAGGAGCCGGGATGGGCCTCGCGATCGCCGCCGGGCTGCTGCACGCGCAGGGCGGTGCGGTGGGTGTTCGCAACGTGCCCGGTGGGTGCTGCTTCAGCATCCGGATGCCGCTGGACCGCGTCCAGCCCTGA
- a CDS encoding fibronectin type III domain-containing protein produces the protein MRRLRSIAAAAALVLAAPTAAVTAVSSPAAGVDVEVLRCSEPGAGLPCVASVTRDGVAIPAGHPVWDLYVHRWTYEGGRVIGASLLKNGDPDIGGSELGHRWVVTLETGSMIPRVVTGSGRDVAVQRSRPGGYRVRLALDPVTISGQCDQSSWPWTCPEWADDPDPVENGEWDAALNFQVTDFGQWRNTTQRAASYGMTFFTNVAASSGLPEIVDDPAGRAMLRILLANRHYREDGTTVVRGRTELVVPDAFLRVAYGVPDPSTLTTSGIDVLGAGGATVRISLVGSELQVLLDNMTFSARNVRIRRGTVTPTRPTKVRAKRVKARKGAVRYRASKARGARIKGYKVMCKATRGHHRRKASAGAAKRKIVVKRLKRNRAYRCRVVARSAAGPSAQSRAVKLRRR, from the coding sequence ATGAGACGACTGAGGTCGATCGCGGCGGCGGCCGCGCTGGTGCTGGCGGCGCCGACCGCTGCTGTCACGGCGGTGAGCAGCCCGGCCGCCGGCGTGGACGTCGAGGTGCTGCGCTGCAGCGAGCCGGGCGCAGGTCTGCCGTGCGTCGCGTCCGTGACCCGTGACGGCGTGGCGATCCCCGCCGGCCACCCCGTCTGGGACCTCTACGTCCACCGCTGGACGTACGAGGGCGGCCGGGTGATCGGTGCGTCGCTGCTGAAGAACGGCGACCCGGACATCGGCGGGTCCGAGCTCGGGCACCGGTGGGTGGTGACGCTCGAGACGGGCAGCATGATCCCGCGTGTGGTCACCGGGAGCGGTCGCGACGTCGCGGTGCAGCGCAGCCGTCCGGGCGGCTACCGCGTGCGTCTCGCGCTGGATCCGGTGACGATCTCCGGGCAGTGCGACCAGTCGTCCTGGCCCTGGACCTGCCCGGAGTGGGCCGACGACCCCGACCCGGTGGAGAACGGTGAGTGGGACGCCGCCCTGAACTTCCAGGTCACCGACTTCGGCCAGTGGCGCAACACGACCCAGCGCGCCGCGTCGTACGGGATGACCTTCTTCACCAACGTCGCTGCCAGCAGCGGCCTGCCCGAGATCGTGGACGATCCCGCCGGTCGTGCGATGCTGCGGATCCTGCTCGCAAACCGTCACTACCGTGAGGACGGCACCACGGTGGTCCGCGGGCGTACGGAGCTCGTGGTGCCGGACGCGTTCCTGCGGGTGGCGTACGGCGTGCCGGACCCGTCGACGCTCACGACGTCGGGGATCGACGTGCTGGGTGCGGGTGGCGCCACCGTACGGATCAGCCTCGTCGGCAGCGAGCTGCAGGTGCTGCTCGACAACATGACGTTCTCTGCACGCAACGTGCGGATCCGCCGCGGCACGGTCACACCGACCCGTCCGACGAAGGTGAGGGCGAAACGCGTCAAGGCGCGCAAGGGTGCGGTCCGGTACCGCGCGTCGAAGGCTCGCGGGGCGCGGATCAAGGGCTACAAGGTGATGTGCAAGGCGACGCGCGGCCATCACCGCCGGAAGGCGTCGGCGGGAGCGGCGAAGCGGAAGATCGTCGTGAAGCGGCTGAAGCGCAATCGCGCGTACCGGTGCCGCGTGGTGGCACGGTCGGCTGCAGGCCCGAGCGCGCAGAGCCGCGCGGTGAAGCTCCGCCGCCGCTGA
- a CDS encoding NAD-dependent epimerase/dehydratase family protein, with protein sequence MRVLVTGAAGFIGTHVSAVLREAGHEIVGLDLMHPAAHRAQAPVPPGVRHGDVRRAADVDAALEGVDAVCHQAAMVGNGVDAQDLPAYADHNDHGTAVLLAAMGRAGVGRLVLASSMVVYGDGRYTCAEHGDVPPAPRRVDDLDAGRFDPGCGVCGAPVTWRHVGEDAAFEPRTSYAASKVAQEHYASAWCTLEGGSAVALRYHNVYGPGMPADTPYSGVAAIFRSALERGQAPRVFEDGQQMRDFVHVRDVARANLAALERVGDLASGLHAYNVASGHPCTLGEMARILAAAGDGPDPVVTGDHRPYDVRHVVASPQRAYDELGFTAEVPPAEGLADLAHAPLRTR encoded by the coding sequence ATGAGGGTGCTGGTGACCGGCGCGGCCGGGTTCATCGGGACCCACGTCAGCGCGGTGCTGCGCGAGGCCGGCCACGAGATCGTCGGGCTCGACCTCATGCATCCCGCCGCACACCGCGCGCAGGCCCCCGTACCGCCCGGCGTCCGCCACGGCGACGTACGGCGCGCCGCCGACGTCGACGCGGCGCTCGAGGGCGTCGACGCGGTCTGCCACCAGGCCGCGATGGTCGGCAACGGCGTCGACGCGCAGGACCTGCCCGCCTACGCCGACCACAACGACCACGGCACGGCGGTCCTCCTCGCCGCGATGGGGCGCGCCGGCGTCGGGCGGCTCGTGCTGGCGTCGTCGATGGTCGTGTACGGCGACGGGCGCTACACCTGTGCGGAGCACGGCGACGTCCCGCCGGCGCCGCGGCGGGTCGACGACCTGGACGCGGGGCGGTTCGACCCCGGCTGCGGGGTCTGCGGAGCGCCGGTGACGTGGCGGCACGTCGGCGAGGACGCGGCCTTCGAGCCCCGCACGTCGTACGCCGCGTCGAAGGTCGCGCAGGAGCACTACGCGTCCGCGTGGTGCACGCTCGAGGGCGGCTCGGCGGTGGCGCTGCGCTACCACAACGTGTACGGGCCGGGGATGCCCGCAGACACCCCGTACTCCGGGGTCGCGGCGATCTTCCGCTCGGCGCTGGAGCGCGGGCAGGCGCCGCGGGTGTTCGAGGACGGGCAGCAGATGCGCGACTTCGTGCACGTCCGCGACGTCGCGCGGGCCAACCTCGCGGCCCTGGAACGCGTCGGTGACCTGGCCAGCGGCCTGCACGCGTACAACGTGGCGTCCGGCCACCCGTGCACGTTGGGGGAGATGGCACGGATCCTCGCGGCGGCCGGCGACGGTCCGGATCCGGTGGTCACCGGCGACCACCGCCCGTACGACGTCCGGCACGTGGTCGCGTCGCCGCAGCGGGCGTACGACGAGCTCGGGTTCACGGCGGAGGTCCCACCCGCCGAGGGGCTGGCGGATCTCGCGCACGCGCCGCTCCGCACCCGCTGA
- a CDS encoding S-methyl-5'-thioadenosine phosphorylase, whose amino-acid sequence MDAERIPEVAVIGGTGFYSLFDDVTEVEVDTPYGPPSAPVTVGTVAADGGPRTVAFLPRHGKHHAFPAHRVPYRANLWALRSLGVRQILAPCAVGGLQPELGPGTLVVPDQLVDRTTKRIQTYYDDGAVHVAFADPYCPRLRDTLLAGAPGGAVDGGTLVVIDGPRFSTRAESRWYSGNGWSVIGMTGHPEAILARELALCYATVCLVTDLDAGVEAGDEVSHAEVIRVFAEHLDRLRPALRDMAATVPADRDCGCSHALDGLDLPITLP is encoded by the coding sequence ATGGACGCTGAGCGCATCCCCGAGGTCGCCGTGATCGGCGGGACGGGCTTCTACTCGCTGTTCGACGACGTCACCGAGGTGGAGGTCGACACCCCATACGGGCCGCCGTCCGCGCCGGTGACGGTCGGTACGGTCGCCGCCGACGGTGGGCCGCGGACCGTCGCGTTCCTCCCGCGCCACGGCAAGCACCACGCCTTCCCCGCCCACCGGGTCCCGTACCGCGCGAACCTCTGGGCCCTGCGCAGCCTCGGCGTCCGCCAGATCCTCGCGCCGTGCGCCGTCGGCGGGCTCCAGCCCGAGCTCGGACCGGGCACGCTCGTCGTCCCCGACCAGCTCGTCGACCGGACCACCAAGCGGATCCAGACCTACTACGACGACGGCGCGGTCCACGTCGCGTTCGCCGACCCGTACTGCCCGCGGCTGCGCGACACGCTGCTCGCCGGCGCGCCGGGCGGCGCGGTCGACGGCGGGACGCTCGTGGTGATCGACGGGCCGCGGTTCTCGACCCGCGCGGAGTCGCGCTGGTACTCCGGCAACGGCTGGTCGGTGATCGGCATGACGGGCCACCCCGAGGCGATCCTCGCCCGCGAGCTCGCGCTCTGCTATGCCACCGTCTGCCTCGTCACGGACCTCGACGCCGGGGTCGAGGCGGGCGACGAGGTGAGTCATGCGGAGGTGATCCGGGTGTTCGCGGAGCACCTCGACCGGCTCCGCCCCGCGCTGCGCGACATGGCCGCGACCGTGCCCGCCGACCGCGACTGCGGGTGCAGTCACGCGCTCGACGGGCTCGACCTGCCGATCACGCTCCCGTGA
- a CDS encoding DUF3046 domain-containing protein: MRHSEFWERMEQHLGSAYAPVWADQQVLAELDGRTAAEALDAGVPPKVVWRAVWSRLGLPPSER, from the coding sequence GTGAGGCACAGCGAGTTCTGGGAACGCATGGAGCAGCACCTCGGGTCCGCGTACGCCCCGGTGTGGGCGGACCAGCAGGTGCTGGCCGAGCTCGACGGGCGCACTGCGGCCGAGGCGCTCGACGCCGGGGTGCCGCCGAAGGTGGTGTGGCGCGCCGTGTGGTCCCGCCTCGGCCTCCCGCCGTCCGAGCGCTGA
- a CDS encoding MMPL family transporter: MNRWADIVTRHARAVLGLGLALVVLAGLYGTGVFSSLSDGGFDDPDAESARAAVQTEQAFGHRDPDVVAVYSSDDLTVDDAQFRTAVADVVDGLPADAVTSVTSYLDPGPGALVSDDRHAATVTISLAGSDQDARLEAYDEVAPTLQSDVLETDIAGQWAVFDDVNETVSADIARAEMISMPLVLLLSLVVFGSVVAALMPVGVGMVAVLGAFAVVRLLTTVTDVSVFAINVITLLGLGLAIDYALFVVSRFREELAARTGDDAVAGAVRTTIVTAGRTVLVSGLTVALAMSSLLIFPQTFLRSMAYGGMAAVLVAMVAALTLLPATLMLLGRRIEAGAMPWRRRARRSSTGWARFAHAVMRRPVVGLVLAGTLLIALASPFLQVAWGSVDERVLPADSPARVAAEKLAEVAGQETSSAEVLVEDAAPADVTAYAQSLGAVPGVDEVTPVAGPEQAKATADGTPSLLRVSWEGTSQSEASQCVIDELRSVPAPGEVLIGGPTAQTVDMLDSIGERLPWMAGLIAVTMFALLFVAFGSVVLPIKAILVNIVSISAAFGVVTWIFAEGHLEGLLGFTSTGYLDGTQPILMAAILFGLSMDYEVFLLSRIREEWDATGDNVAAVAAGVQKTGRIITSAALLLAVVIGAFATSGIVFMKMIGVGMLVAVLLDATVVRLVLVPATMRLLGRANWWAPGPMRRWWERYGLREGPSAPVTGSAASSDVEPERILAP; the protein is encoded by the coding sequence ATGAATCGCTGGGCAGACATCGTCACGAGGCACGCACGCGCCGTGCTGGGCCTCGGACTGGCCCTGGTCGTCCTGGCCGGGCTGTACGGGACGGGGGTGTTCAGCTCGCTCAGCGACGGGGGATTCGACGACCCGGACGCCGAGTCGGCACGCGCCGCCGTCCAGACCGAGCAGGCCTTCGGCCACCGCGACCCCGACGTCGTCGCGGTCTACTCGTCGGACGACCTCACGGTCGACGACGCGCAGTTCCGTACGGCGGTGGCCGACGTGGTCGACGGCCTTCCTGCCGACGCGGTCACCTCGGTGACCAGCTATCTCGATCCGGGGCCCGGCGCGCTGGTCTCCGACGACCGGCACGCGGCCACGGTCACGATCTCGCTCGCAGGCAGCGACCAGGACGCCCGCCTCGAGGCGTACGACGAGGTCGCGCCGACGCTGCAGTCCGACGTGCTCGAGACCGACATCGCCGGGCAGTGGGCGGTCTTCGACGACGTCAACGAGACCGTCTCCGCCGACATCGCGCGCGCCGAGATGATCTCGATGCCGCTGGTGCTGCTGCTCAGCCTGGTGGTGTTCGGGAGCGTGGTCGCGGCGCTGATGCCGGTCGGGGTCGGCATGGTCGCGGTCCTCGGCGCGTTCGCGGTGGTGCGCCTGCTCACCACGGTCACGGACGTGTCGGTGTTCGCGATCAACGTGATCACGCTGCTCGGGCTCGGACTGGCGATCGACTACGCGCTGTTCGTCGTCAGCCGCTTCCGGGAGGAGCTCGCGGCCCGCACCGGCGACGACGCGGTCGCCGGTGCCGTCCGCACCACGATCGTCACGGCCGGCCGTACGGTCCTCGTCTCGGGCCTGACCGTCGCGCTGGCGATGTCGTCGCTGCTGATCTTCCCGCAGACGTTCCTGCGGTCCATGGCGTACGGCGGGATGGCCGCCGTGCTCGTCGCGATGGTCGCCGCGCTGACCCTGCTCCCGGCGACGCTGATGCTGCTCGGCCGGCGGATCGAGGCCGGTGCGATGCCGTGGCGCCGCCGGGCCCGGCGCAGCTCGACCGGGTGGGCGCGGTTCGCCCACGCGGTGATGCGCCGCCCGGTCGTCGGACTCGTCCTTGCGGGCACGCTGCTGATCGCGCTCGCGTCGCCGTTCCTCCAGGTCGCCTGGGGGAGCGTCGACGAACGCGTGCTGCCCGCCGACTCGCCCGCCCGGGTCGCGGCGGAGAAGCTCGCCGAGGTCGCAGGGCAGGAGACGTCGTCGGCCGAGGTGCTGGTCGAGGACGCCGCACCGGCGGACGTCACCGCGTACGCCCAGAGTCTCGGCGCGGTGCCCGGTGTCGACGAGGTGACCCCGGTCGCCGGGCCCGAGCAGGCGAAGGCGACCGCCGACGGGACACCGTCGCTGCTGCGGGTCTCGTGGGAGGGGACGTCGCAGAGCGAGGCGTCGCAGTGCGTGATCGACGAGCTGCGGTCCGTCCCCGCGCCCGGCGAGGTGCTGATCGGCGGACCGACCGCGCAGACCGTCGACATGCTCGACAGCATCGGTGAGCGGCTGCCGTGGATGGCGGGGTTGATCGCGGTGACGATGTTCGCGCTGCTGTTCGTCGCGTTCGGGTCGGTGGTGCTGCCGATCAAGGCGATACTCGTCAACATCGTCTCGATCAGCGCGGCGTTCGGCGTGGTGACGTGGATCTTCGCCGAAGGGCACCTGGAGGGCCTCCTCGGGTTCACCTCGACCGGCTACCTCGACGGCACCCAGCCGATCCTGATGGCGGCGATCCTGTTCGGGCTGTCGATGGACTACGAGGTGTTCCTCCTGTCGCGGATCCGCGAGGAGTGGGACGCGACCGGCGACAACGTCGCCGCGGTCGCCGCCGGGGTCCAGAAGACCGGCCGGATCATCACCAGCGCCGCGCTGCTTCTCGCGGTCGTGATCGGCGCGTTCGCGACCTCGGGGATCGTGTTCATGAAGATGATCGGCGTCGGGATGCTCGTCGCCGTGCTCCTGGACGCGACCGTCGTGCGGCTCGTCCTCGTCCCGGCCACGATGCGGCTGCTGGGTCGTGCGAACTGGTGGGCCCCAGGACCGATGCGCCGCTGGTGGGAGCGCTACGGGCTGCGCGAGGGGCCGTCCGCGCCGGTCACGGGCTCGGCCGCGAGCTCGGACGTGGAGCCGGAACGCATACTGGCCCCGTGA
- a CDS encoding TetR/AcrR family transcriptional regulator has product MTTAPTRRETQRQATLDEIVVTARRMVAGGEEISLRAVATAMGMTAPALYRYVDNIEDLSQRVAGSVYDDLLDLMLEASGPYAPDPASEIVAGAAAFRRWSLAHRGEFALTFANPVIGASASKHGEGPCAESGMRFGGFFGERVAQLWSERGFSDLPAAPSGPADAEAIAAVHEKPGVGELPERAQWAFLRAWSRLYGTVTLETFGHVSDGVVESGALFQDTMRECGRLLGLGDRADELQVVVDAVLSA; this is encoded by the coding sequence ATGACGACGGCACCGACACGGCGCGAGACCCAGCGGCAGGCGACGCTCGACGAGATCGTCGTGACGGCCCGCCGGATGGTCGCGGGCGGCGAGGAGATCTCGCTGCGCGCCGTCGCGACGGCGATGGGGATGACCGCGCCGGCCCTGTACCGCTACGTCGACAACATCGAGGACCTCAGCCAACGCGTGGCCGGCTCGGTCTACGACGACCTGCTGGACCTGATGCTCGAGGCGTCGGGCCCGTACGCGCCGGACCCCGCGTCCGAGATCGTCGCGGGTGCGGCCGCGTTCCGACGGTGGAGCCTCGCGCACCGCGGCGAGTTCGCGCTCACGTTCGCCAACCCGGTGATCGGTGCGTCGGCGTCGAAGCACGGCGAGGGGCCGTGCGCGGAGTCGGGGATGCGGTTCGGCGGGTTCTTCGGCGAGCGGGTCGCGCAACTGTGGAGCGAGCGCGGGTTCTCGGACCTGCCCGCCGCTCCGTCCGGGCCGGCCGACGCCGAGGCGATCGCGGCCGTGCACGAGAAGCCGGGGGTCGGGGAGCTGCCCGAGCGCGCGCAGTGGGCGTTCCTGCGGGCCTGGTCACGGCTGTACGGGACGGTGACCCTGGAAACGTTCGGCCACGTCTCCGACGGTGTGGTGGAGTCCGGGGCTCTGTTCCAGGACACGATGCGCGAGTGCGGCCGCCTGCTCGGGCTCGGCGACCGCGCCGACGAGCTCCAGGTCGTCGTCGACGCCGTCCTGTCGGCCTGA